The following coding sequences are from one Acidimicrobiales bacterium window:
- a CDS encoding ABC transporter permease, with the protein MDTFITYTALGLVIAAGYAVISSGLVLTYATTGVFNFAQGATGMLAAFVYWQLHVSWGWNTIVSLVVTLGVLAPLAGIVIELLFRGLQDTSENTKLVVSVSLLFSMIGLANLLWKPNQSHVVQRFFGNNTVHWGPIKLTWHDLATVVVAIVVAVLLRWLLYRSRIGVAMRATVDDPALGSLNGIRTVRVSQLSWVLGTVLAAVGGVLVAPGAGLDAVLLSTLIVNAYAAAIFGRLRSLSMTFVGAIVLGLADSYLQGYLPQSQYLAGLRLASPVIILFIALLVLPSPRLATLVRTREYFPAPSRRGLVTFAAIVLAGGLMLAATLSLSDLNTYGYLFSFGIIGLSLVPLFGFANQVSLCQLSLAGVGAITMAHFGHQGNPLGLVLAVVVSALVGALVALPALRLSGIYLALATAAFAVALDRWVFTLPNFDLGPWTIKIFEGGSTNVDNLRLGGVRFDSPKAQFVLLVVAFTLCCLFVGSLRRSRFGRRLIALRDSEAACATFGMSLIGTRVAVFAISAGIAGLGGALYGMQRSAVNPDDFQFTAGLPLFMVVAIGGAGFVSAGLFTGASLYGLFPLTSVLASWYTRFQNLTVGFAGIGLGREPSGAAPQFRQGFEPLTNRPPLMWGTLGGLAVWSVLRLVHASGNWTYVIGLIVIVVAGAAVAVLLDRREALAGRPREAPTPLEWVGLSEPWTPERLAEVERELVLEEFSPAVAAARVR; encoded by the coding sequence GTGGACACCTTCATCACGTACACCGCGCTGGGCCTGGTGATCGCCGCGGGTTACGCCGTGATCTCGAGCGGCCTGGTGCTCACGTACGCGACCACCGGTGTCTTCAACTTCGCGCAGGGCGCCACCGGCATGCTCGCCGCGTTCGTCTACTGGCAGCTGCACGTGTCGTGGGGCTGGAACACGATCGTGTCCCTCGTCGTCACGCTCGGCGTCCTCGCGCCGCTCGCCGGGATCGTGATCGAGTTGCTCTTCCGCGGCCTCCAAGACACGTCGGAGAACACGAAGCTCGTCGTGTCGGTGTCGCTGCTGTTTTCGATGATCGGTTTGGCGAACCTGCTCTGGAAGCCCAACCAGTCTCACGTCGTCCAGCGGTTCTTCGGCAACAACACCGTGCACTGGGGGCCGATCAAGCTGACCTGGCACGACCTCGCGACCGTCGTCGTCGCCATCGTGGTGGCCGTGTTGTTGCGCTGGTTGCTGTACCGGAGCCGGATCGGCGTGGCGATGCGAGCCACGGTCGACGACCCTGCGCTCGGCAGCCTCAACGGGATCCGCACCGTGCGGGTCAGCCAGCTCAGCTGGGTGCTCGGCACGGTCCTGGCCGCCGTCGGCGGCGTGCTGGTGGCACCCGGTGCCGGCCTCGATGCCGTGCTGCTGTCGACGTTGATCGTCAACGCCTACGCGGCGGCGATCTTCGGTCGCCTGCGGTCGCTGTCGATGACGTTCGTCGGCGCCATCGTGCTCGGCCTCGCCGACTCCTACCTGCAGGGCTACCTGCCCCAGAGCCAGTACCTCGCCGGGCTGCGGCTCGCGTCGCCGGTGATCATCTTGTTCATCGCGCTGCTGGTGCTGCCGAGCCCGCGGCTCGCAACGCTGGTGCGGACCCGTGAGTACTTCCCCGCGCCCAGTCGTCGCGGCCTGGTGACGTTCGCGGCGATCGTGCTGGCGGGCGGTCTGATGCTGGCCGCCACGCTGTCGCTGTCCGACCTCAACACGTACGGCTACCTGTTCTCGTTCGGCATCATCGGCCTGTCGCTCGTGCCGCTGTTCGGCTTCGCGAACCAAGTGTCGCTGTGCCAGTTGAGCTTGGCCGGCGTGGGCGCGATCACGATGGCCCATTTCGGCCACCAGGGGAACCCGTTGGGCCTCGTGCTGGCCGTCGTGGTGTCGGCGCTGGTGGGCGCGCTGGTCGCGTTGCCCGCACTGCGGTTGTCGGGGATCTACTTGGCGTTGGCCACCGCCGCGTTCGCGGTGGCGCTCGACCGCTGGGTCTTCACGCTGCCGAACTTCGACCTCGGGCCTTGGACGATCAAGATCTTCGAGGGTGGATCCACCAACGTCGACAACCTCCGGCTCGGAGGTGTGCGCTTCGACAGCCCCAAAGCCCAGTTCGTCTTGCTGGTGGTCGCGTTCACGCTGTGTTGCCTGTTCGTCGGCAGCTTGCGCCGGTCGCGGTTCGGTCGGCGGCTCATCGCGCTCCGCGACAGCGAAGCTGCGTGTGCCACGTTCGGAATGAGCCTCATCGGCACCCGTGTGGCCGTGTTCGCGATCTCGGCCGGTATCGCCGGCCTCGGCGGTGCGCTGTACGGCATGCAGCGCAGCGCCGTGAACCCCGACGACTTCCAGTTCACTGCCGGCCTGCCGCTGTTCATGGTGGTCGCGATCGGCGGAGCGGGCTTCGTGTCCGCAGGCCTGTTCACGGGAGCTTCGCTGTATGGGCTGTTCCCGCTCACCAGCGTGCTCGCGTCGTGGTACACGAGGTTCCAGAACCTCACCGTCGGGTTCGCGGGCATCGGACTCGGTCGGGAGCCGAGCGGCGCGGCGCCACAGTTCCGTCAGGGCTTCGAGCCGCTCACCAACCGCCCACCGCTGATGTGGGGCACGTTGGGCGGCCTTGCGGTGTGGAGCGTGTTGCGCCTCGTCCACGCGTCGGGCAACTGGACGTACGTGATCGGCTTGATCGTGATCGTCGTGGCGGGCGCCGCAGTCGCGGTTCTGCTGGACCGGCGTGAGGCGCTTGCCGGTCGACCGCGGGAGGCGCCCACCCCGCTCGAATGGGTTGGCCTCAGCGAGCCGTGGACCCCCGAGCGGCTCGCCGAGGTGGAACGCGAGCTGGTCCTCGAGGAGTTCTCGCCGGCTGTCGCAGCTGCGAGGGTCCGCTGA
- a CDS encoding ABC transporter ATP-binding protein produces the protein MTATSPPAAPPPSSRDAEAVLDLESVTVRRDDRAILDGVSWTVRDGERWVVLGPNGAGKTTLMRVASLYLHPTSGRVRVLGEELGSTDVRQLRTRIGVASQAFADLLRPDLLVEDVVVTARFGALEPWWHTYTDADRSRARDLLARLGIGHLANHAFGTLSSGERQRAQLARTLMGDPGLLLLDEPTAGLDLAAREDLLGRLTDLAADPTVAPLVQVTHHTEEIPADFTHALLLQAGRVLAQGPLDTTLTAESLSTCFGIPLSLERRDGRWLAWSRR, from the coding sequence GTGACCGCCACTTCCCCGCCCGCCGCGCCCCCACCCTCGTCGAGGGACGCCGAGGCCGTCCTCGACTTGGAGTCGGTGACGGTCCGGCGCGACGACCGGGCCATCCTCGACGGCGTGTCGTGGACGGTGCGCGACGGGGAACGGTGGGTGGTGCTCGGGCCGAACGGCGCCGGCAAGACCACCCTCATGCGGGTGGCGTCGTTGTACCTCCACCCCACGTCGGGCCGCGTGAGGGTGCTCGGCGAGGAGCTCGGCAGTACCGATGTCCGCCAGCTCCGCACCCGGATCGGCGTAGCCAGCCAGGCGTTCGCGGACTTGCTGCGTCCCGACCTGCTGGTCGAGGACGTGGTCGTCACGGCGCGGTTCGGCGCGCTCGAGCCCTGGTGGCACACGTACACCGACGCCGACCGGAGCCGCGCCCGCGACCTGCTGGCCCGCCTCGGGATCGGCCACCTCGCAAACCACGCGTTCGGTACGTTGTCGTCCGGCGAACGCCAGCGGGCCCAACTGGCTCGCACGTTGATGGGTGACCCCGGGCTGCTCCTGCTCGACGAGCCGACCGCGGGACTCGACTTGGCGGCCCGTGAGGACCTGCTGGGTCGCCTCACCGACCTGGCGGCCGACCCGACGGTCGCCCCACTGGTGCAGGTGACTCACCACACCGAGGAGATCCCCGCCGACTTCACGCACGCCTTGTTGTTGCAGGCAGGCCGGGTGCTGGCCCAAGGCCCGCTCGACACCACGTTGACCGCCGAGTCCTTGTCGACCTGCTTCGGGATCCCGCTCAGCCTCGAACGCCGCGACGGCCGCTGGCTCGCCTGGTCCCGCCGCTGA
- the glgX gene encoding glycogen debranching protein GlgX produces the protein MAPVDDARLWPGRPHPFGATTRHDGGRVVTNFAVFSEAAESVEVCLFDDGGNERRHTLPEHTGWVFHGEVPGVAPGQRYGFRVHGPWAPAEGHRCNPTKLLLDPYARAVEGTVRWDDAVFGHGGANLEADPDAPPDDRDSAPFVPRSVVVDPAFDWRGDRRPDTAWSDTFVYEAHVKGLTRTHPDVPEHDRGTYRGLTHPSVVEHLQSMGVTAVELLPVHQFIHRRRLVDQGLRNYWGYDSIGFFAPHNEYAASGQRGEQVREFKEMVRSLHAAGIEVILDVVYNHTAEGGRGGPSLAFRGLDNASYYRLDPADLHRNIDYTGTGNSMNMRHPNVLQLIMDSLRYWVEDLHIDGFRFDLAATLARELHDVDELSSFFNLIQQDPVISRVKLIAEPWDLGEGGYQVGNFPPLWTEWNGRYRDEVRDHWRGRGGSLGEFARRLSGSSDLYATSARRPSASINFVTCHDGFTLADLVSYEHKHNEANGEDNRDGSDDNRSWNGGVEGPTDDPAVRALRFRQRQNFLATLLLSQGVPMLLAGDELGRTQRGNNNAYCQDSDVSWIDWSAVDWDLVAFTQWLARFRADHPNLRRHRWLQGEPVVDGGLPDVAWFDPSGHPMTPEEWERDDGVAFATFLNGEAIAGTGPHGEVRHDDTFYVCWSVAEGDVAFTLPSAEWGAGWVQVLSTHEPAPPAPVTVDSPRWSAGDQVTVTPRSLVVLQRLPAVST, from the coding sequence ATGGCTCCCGTCGACGACGCCCGGCTGTGGCCTGGCCGACCGCACCCGTTCGGCGCCACGACCCGCCACGACGGCGGGCGCGTGGTCACCAACTTCGCGGTGTTCTCCGAAGCCGCCGAGTCGGTCGAGGTCTGCCTCTTCGACGACGGCGGCAACGAACGACGCCACACCTTGCCCGAGCACACGGGCTGGGTCTTCCACGGCGAGGTGCCGGGCGTGGCGCCCGGTCAGCGGTACGGGTTCCGGGTGCACGGGCCGTGGGCACCGGCCGAGGGCCACCGGTGCAACCCCACCAAGCTGCTACTCGACCCGTACGCGCGGGCCGTCGAGGGCACCGTGCGGTGGGACGACGCCGTGTTCGGCCACGGCGGCGCAAACCTCGAAGCCGACCCCGACGCGCCGCCCGACGATCGCGACAGCGCGCCGTTCGTGCCGCGCTCGGTCGTGGTGGACCCTGCATTCGACTGGCGCGGCGACCGCCGGCCCGACACCGCCTGGTCCGACACGTTCGTCTACGAGGCGCACGTCAAAGGACTCACCCGCACCCACCCGGACGTGCCCGAACACGACCGGGGCACGTACCGCGGGCTGACCCATCCGTCCGTCGTCGAGCACCTCCAGTCGATGGGGGTGACCGCGGTCGAGCTGCTGCCGGTGCACCAGTTCATCCACCGGCGGCGCTTGGTCGACCAGGGCCTGCGCAACTACTGGGGCTACGACTCGATCGGGTTCTTCGCGCCCCACAACGAGTACGCCGCCTCGGGCCAGCGCGGTGAGCAGGTGCGCGAGTTCAAGGAGATGGTGCGGTCGTTGCACGCTGCCGGCATCGAAGTGATCCTCGACGTCGTGTACAACCACACGGCCGAAGGTGGCCGCGGCGGGCCCTCGCTCGCCTTCCGGGGGTTGGACAACGCCAGCTACTACCGCCTCGATCCGGCCGACCTGCACCGCAACATCGACTACACCGGCACTGGGAACTCGATGAACATGCGCCACCCCAACGTGTTGCAGCTCATCATGGACTCACTCCGGTACTGGGTGGAGGACCTCCACATCGACGGGTTCCGGTTCGACCTCGCGGCCACGCTGGCCCGGGAGCTCCACGACGTCGACGAGCTGTCGTCGTTCTTCAACTTGATCCAGCAGGACCCCGTCATCAGTCGAGTGAAGCTGATCGCCGAGCCGTGGGACCTGGGCGAGGGCGGCTACCAGGTCGGCAACTTCCCGCCGCTGTGGACCGAGTGGAACGGGCGGTACCGCGACGAGGTCCGAGACCACTGGCGCGGCCGGGGTGGGTCGCTCGGCGAGTTCGCGCGCCGGCTGTCGGGCAGCTCTGACCTGTACGCCACATCGGCCCGGCGACCGTCGGCGAGCATCAACTTCGTGACGTGCCACGACGGGTTCACGTTGGCCGACCTGGTGTCCTACGAGCACAAGCACAACGAGGCCAACGGCGAGGACAACCGCGACGGCTCCGACGACAACCGGTCGTGGAACGGCGGCGTCGAGGGTCCCACGGACGACCCCGCCGTTCGCGCCCTGCGCTTCCGGCAGCGCCAGAACTTTCTGGCCACGTTGCTGCTCTCACAGGGCGTGCCGATGCTGCTCGCCGGCGACGAGCTGGGCCGCACCCAGCGCGGCAACAACAACGCGTACTGCCAGGACTCCGACGTGTCGTGGATCGACTGGTCGGCGGTCGACTGGGACCTGGTGGCGTTCACGCAGTGGCTCGCGCGGTTCCGCGCCGACCATCCCAACTTGCGTCGCCACCGGTGGCTCCAGGGCGAGCCCGTGGTCGACGGGGGCCTGCCCGACGTGGCGTGGTTCGACCCGTCGGGACACCCGATGACACCGGAGGAGTGGGAGCGCGACGATGGCGTTGCCTTCGCGACGTTCCTCAACGGCGAAGCGATCGCCGGCACCGGCCCGCACGGCGAGGTCCGCCACGACGACACGTTCTATGTGTGCTGGTCGGTGGCCGAGGGCGACGTGGCGTTCACGTTGCCGTCGGCCGAATGGGGCGCCGGCTGGGTGCAGGTCCTCAGTACCCACGAGCCCGCTCCGCCGGCTCCGGTCACCGTCGACTCGCCGCGCTGGTCCGCCGGCGACCAGGTCACGGTGACCCCCCGATCGCTGGTGGTCCTGCAACGTCTCCCTGCTGTGAGCACTTGA
- a CDS encoding thiamine diphosphokinase, translating into MSRPSVAVVTGGGPLGGAAARAAALCSVIIAADSGAGHALDAGLPVHHVVGDLDSIPASVLAAVEGAGAAVHRHPSDKDETDLELALDLAISLEPDALVVVGGAGGRLDHLLANVAVLGPVAVALGAHAPVEAWYGGSRLAIAVPARSVSVGGAPGSLVTLLALHGPAHGVRTVGLRWQLDGDALEPGVARGVSNELTGATAGVAVDGGIVTVIQPEAEHLGDTH; encoded by the coding sequence GTGAGCCGACCGTCCGTCGCCGTCGTAACCGGCGGGGGACCATTGGGTGGCGCCGCCGCACGGGCCGCCGCGCTCTGCTCGGTGATCATCGCCGCGGACTCCGGTGCCGGGCACGCCCTCGACGCGGGACTCCCGGTCCATCACGTGGTCGGTGACCTCGACTCGATCCCTGCCAGCGTGCTCGCCGCGGTCGAGGGGGCCGGCGCCGCCGTCCACCGCCACCCGAGCGACAAGGACGAGACGGACTTGGAGCTGGCACTCGACCTTGCGATCTCGCTCGAGCCGGACGCGCTCGTGGTGGTCGGGGGCGCCGGGGGCCGGCTCGATCACCTGCTGGCCAACGTGGCGGTGCTCGGGCCCGTGGCCGTCGCCTTGGGCGCGCACGCGCCGGTCGAGGCGTGGTACGGCGGGTCGCGCTTGGCGATTGCCGTGCCGGCCCGCAGCGTGTCGGTGGGCGGCGCACCCGGCTCGCTCGTCACCCTCCTCGCCCTCCATGGGCCCGCGCACGGCGTGCGGACGGTCGGGCTGCGCTGGCAGCTCGACGGTGACGCGCTGGAGCCTGGCGTGGCCCGGGGCGTGAGCAACGAGCTCACCGGCGCGACGGCCGGCGTCGCAGTCGACGGGGGGATCGTGACCGTGATCCAACCGGAAGCCGAACATCTGGGCGACACGCACTAG
- a CDS encoding hemolysin family protein: MSVVLLLVATAFFVAAEFALVAVDRTRMEQSAARGGRRSRLVLGVIRRLSFHLSGAQLGVTLCSLVLGVLAEPVLARLFHHPVAALIGERGARGTSVVVALVLSTVASMVLGELVPKNIVLARPERAAQNLSGPLRLFSLAMTPIIRVSNGAANWVVRRFGVEPREELASARSVEELELLIRLSGEQGAIDREAVQLVTRSIRFGDKTAADALVPRVEVRALEVGTSVPALIAASIETGHSRFPVQRGDLDDLVGIVHVKDVYRVPADRRDSATIDELVTAAHVVPETRPLDDLLLDLRARRLHLAVVVDEHGGTAGIVTLEDLLEEIVGEITDEYDPMPASVTVPGPGESVVVSAALHPDELFDAVGLRIPDGPYETLAGFVLQRLGHIPSPGERVGLDGWALEVTAVERHRVVSVRVTPPDDTGSAGDGDQADP, translated from the coding sequence GTGAGCGTCGTGCTGTTGTTGGTGGCCACGGCGTTCTTTGTTGCGGCGGAGTTCGCGCTGGTCGCCGTCGACCGCACCCGGATGGAGCAGTCCGCGGCCCGCGGCGGGCGGCGGTCGCGCCTGGTGCTCGGCGTGATCCGCCGGTTGTCGTTTCACTTGTCGGGAGCGCAGCTCGGCGTCACGTTGTGCAGCCTGGTGCTCGGCGTGCTCGCGGAGCCCGTCCTGGCCCGCCTGTTCCACCACCCGGTGGCCGCACTGATCGGCGAGCGCGGCGCGCGAGGCACGTCGGTCGTGGTCGCGTTGGTGCTGTCCACCGTCGCGTCGATGGTGCTGGGCGAGCTGGTACCGAAGAACATCGTGCTGGCCAGACCCGAGCGTGCCGCGCAGAACCTGTCGGGGCCGTTGCGGCTGTTCAGCTTGGCCATGACCCCGATCATCCGGGTGTCGAACGGGGCAGCCAACTGGGTGGTGCGGCGCTTCGGCGTGGAGCCTCGCGAGGAGCTGGCGTCGGCCCGTTCGGTCGAGGAGCTCGAGCTGCTGATTCGCCTGTCGGGGGAGCAGGGGGCCATCGACCGCGAAGCGGTGCAGCTGGTCACCCGGTCCATCCGCTTCGGTGACAAGACGGCGGCCGACGCGCTGGTGCCCCGGGTCGAGGTGCGGGCGCTGGAAGTGGGCACGTCGGTGCCGGCGCTGATCGCGGCGTCGATCGAGACCGGCCACAGCCGCTTCCCGGTGCAGCGTGGCGATCTCGACGACCTGGTCGGAATCGTGCACGTCAAGGACGTGTACCGGGTGCCCGCCGATCGGCGCGACTCGGCCACGATCGACGAGCTGGTCACCGCCGCGCACGTGGTGCCCGAGACGCGGCCGCTCGACGACCTCCTGCTCGACCTCCGGGCGCGGCGCTTGCACCTGGCGGTGGTGGTCGACGAGCACGGCGGCACGGCGGGCATCGTCACGTTGGAGGACCTGCTCGAGGAGATCGTCGGGGAGATCACCGATGAGTACGACCCGATGCCGGCGTCGGTCACCGTGCCCGGTCCGGGGGAGAGCGTGGTGGTGTCGGCGGCGCTGCACCCCGACGAGCTGTTCGACGCGGTGGGCCTGCGCATCCCCGATGGTCCGTACGAGACCTTGGCGGGATTCGTGCTGCAACGGCTCGGCCACATCCCGTCGCCGGGCGAGCGAGTCGGCCTCGACGGCTGGGCCCTCGAAGTGACGGCCGTGGAGCGCCACCGGGTGGTGTCCGTCCGCGTCACCCCGCCGGACGACACGGGCTCGGCGGGCGACGGCGACCAGGCAGACCCATGA
- a CDS encoding ABC transporter ATP-binding protein: MALLEARDLTVTFGGNRALSGATLHADPRHITGLIGPNGAGKTTMFNIICGLLKPDSGDVLLRGESLLGKNPTRRARLGLARTFQRLELFTMMSVRENVQVAVETQRALRATGATRRRVDELLDRVGLLGRADERVTNLPTGQARLVELARALACDPSVLLLDEPASGQDDTETATFAALLRELAAGGLAVVMVEHDMRLVMEVCDPIHVLDFGRVLAVGSPDEIRTNEAVLAAYLGAQKEAS, from the coding sequence ATGGCGCTCCTCGAAGCACGCGACCTCACGGTGACGTTCGGCGGCAACCGGGCGCTCAGCGGCGCCACGCTGCACGCCGATCCCCGCCACATCACGGGTCTCATCGGTCCGAACGGCGCCGGCAAGACCACGATGTTCAACATCATCTGTGGGTTGTTGAAGCCCGACTCCGGCGACGTGCTGCTGCGCGGCGAGTCCCTCCTCGGCAAGAACCCCACGCGCCGCGCCCGCCTCGGCCTGGCCCGCACGTTCCAGCGTCTCGAGCTGTTCACGATGATGAGCGTCCGCGAGAACGTGCAAGTGGCCGTCGAGACGCAGCGGGCCTTGCGGGCCACGGGTGCCACCCGCCGACGGGTGGACGAGCTGCTCGACCGGGTCGGCTTGCTCGGCCGCGCGGACGAGCGCGTCACGAACCTGCCCACCGGGCAGGCGCGGCTCGTCGAGCTCGCCCGGGCGCTGGCTTGCGATCCTTCCGTGCTGCTCCTCGACGAGCCGGCGTCGGGGCAAGACGACACCGAGACCGCCACCTTCGCCGCCTTGCTGCGCGAGCTCGCGGCCGGCGGGTTGGCCGTGGTGATGGTCGAACACGACATGCGGTTGGTGATGGAGGTCTGCGATCCGATCCACGTGCTCGACTTCGGCCGGGTCCTCGCGGTGGGCAGCCCCGACGAGATCCGCACGAACGAGGCGGTCCTGGCCGCCTATCTCGGGGCCCAGAAGGAGGCGTCGTGA
- a CDS encoding SRPBCC family protein has product MDLTATLDTDAPASTLFAWVDDLTTYPRWLDIVSRVVADPSGEAEAWIVDLRGRLGPLARTKRLRMVRSRREEERLVVFERQELDGRQHSAWVLQAELADDGDRRRLDMHLHYGGGLFGAVLERLLADEVRRSRDRLRDLAAAGPPGAPAPETGPGAGS; this is encoded by the coding sequence GTGGACCTCACGGCGACCCTCGACACCGACGCGCCGGCGTCGACCTTGTTCGCGTGGGTCGACGACCTGACCACGTATCCCCGGTGGCTCGACATCGTCAGCCGGGTCGTCGCCGATCCCTCCGGCGAGGCCGAAGCGTGGATCGTCGACTTGCGCGGCCGGCTCGGACCCCTGGCGCGGACCAAGCGGTTGCGCATGGTCCGCTCCCGGCGCGAGGAGGAGCGACTGGTCGTCTTCGAGCGCCAGGAGCTCGACGGCCGCCAGCACTCGGCGTGGGTGTTGCAGGCCGAGCTGGCCGACGACGGCGACCGCCGGCGCCTCGACATGCATCTCCACTACGGCGGCGGGCTCTTCGGTGCGGTGCTCGAGCGTCTGCTCGCCGACGAGGTGCGCCGATCGCGTGACCGCCTGCGTGACCTGGCCGCGGCGGGCCCACCCGGCGCGCCAGCTCCAGAGACCGGCCCCGGCGCGGGCTCCTGA
- a CDS encoding ABC transporter ATP-binding protein, with translation MTDDQPRFPPRRREPLRAARGQTGAGRPGAALLDEVEPLLELRGVRAAYGTIEVIHGIDLRVLPGTVHAILGPNGAGKSTLLKVVSGLHPAAAGDVLLAGRRVNGLPADALARRGLCMVPEGRGIFPNLSVAENLWLMTHSGQRRAQIEDVAYARFPRLAERRHQVAGTLSGGEQQMLAMARGLTTDPALLLLDELSMGLAPLIVEELYELVASVAAAGVSIVVVEQFARVVLGVADRATVMAHGQIIRDGTPAELESTITEAYLGG, from the coding sequence GTGACCGACGACCAGCCTCGCTTCCCCCCTCGGCGGCGGGAGCCGCTGCGAGCGGCGCGCGGCCAGACCGGTGCCGGGCGGCCCGGCGCTGCGCTCCTCGACGAAGTGGAACCGTTGCTCGAGTTGCGCGGCGTGCGTGCGGCCTACGGCACGATCGAAGTCATCCACGGGATCGACCTGCGAGTGCTCCCCGGCACGGTGCACGCCATCCTCGGCCCCAACGGCGCCGGCAAGTCCACCTTGTTGAAAGTGGTGTCGGGCCTGCATCCCGCCGCGGCGGGCGACGTGCTCCTTGCGGGGCGCCGCGTCAACGGTCTGCCCGCCGACGCGCTGGCGCGCCGGGGGCTGTGCATGGTGCCGGAAGGTCGGGGCATCTTCCCGAACCTGTCCGTTGCCGAGAACCTCTGGTTGATGACGCATTCAGGGCAGCGGCGGGCACAGATCGAGGACGTCGCGTACGCGCGGTTTCCCCGGTTGGCAGAGCGCCGGCACCAAGTGGCCGGCACGCTGTCGGGCGGCGAGCAGCAGATGCTGGCGATGGCCCGCGGCCTCACGACCGACCCCGCCTTGTTGTTGCTCGACGAGCTGTCGATGGGGCTGGCGCCACTGATCGTCGAGGAGCTGTACGAGCTCGTCGCGTCGGTGGCCGCTGCCGGGGTGTCGATCGTGGTCGTCGAGCAGTTCGCACGCGTGGTGCTCGGCGTCGCCGACCGTGCCACGGTCATGGCACACGGCCAGATCATCCGCGACGGCACTCCTGCGGAGCTCGAATCCACCATCACGGAGGCATATCTCGGTGGCTGA
- a CDS encoding ABC transporter substrate-binding protein — protein MRHRRVVSLVLVVVVLVAVTACTRPKDQVEIGAAPSAGSGSGTQTGATTSSGGNGGGNSVDQAIANGDFGTLKQVCGGGKTAKVAPGTPGISGDTISLGVFSDPGSQVRPGLNQELFDTSDVFTAWCNSLGGVNGLKLKANHHDSALFNVKTEMIKACQQDFFLVGGGAVFDDTGESTRLECLLPNVPGYVVTFRARGADLVVQQSPGGNTAIDLGMARMLNDKFPDAKNHVGFLTGNLPSLTSVNGQYKEAGQHFGWKVVYNDLYPATGASTWVPYAQKMKQAGVKGLWYTGEPENLGKLIAAFGTLDYKLDWVAAAANEYDVKLLQNAGSALASVPAFVQINYAPFDEQPPAPTMAEYQALYKKFKPNGKSHAALGENSMSAWLLFATGLRKCATVDRKCVFEALKSIKGWDAGGLQAPADPAHNNVPGQCFAVMRASPDGFSLVKWHANHGIYNCDAKNVVALKGKYGEGATLASVGKSMADLK, from the coding sequence ATGCGTCACCGTCGCGTTGTGTCGCTCGTGTTGGTCGTGGTGGTGCTTGTCGCGGTCACGGCATGCACGCGGCCGAAGGACCAAGTCGAGATCGGCGCCGCGCCGTCCGCCGGCAGCGGGTCGGGCACCCAGACCGGCGCCACGACGTCGAGCGGTGGCAACGGGGGCGGCAACTCGGTCGACCAGGCCATCGCGAACGGTGACTTCGGCACGCTCAAGCAGGTCTGCGGCGGCGGCAAGACCGCGAAGGTCGCGCCTGGCACGCCGGGCATCAGCGGCGACACGATCAGCCTCGGCGTCTTCTCCGATCCCGGCAGCCAGGTCCGCCCCGGGCTGAACCAGGAGCTGTTCGACACGAGCGACGTGTTCACCGCGTGGTGCAACAGCCTCGGCGGCGTCAACGGCCTCAAGCTGAAGGCAAACCACCACGATTCGGCGCTGTTCAACGTCAAGACCGAGATGATCAAGGCCTGCCAGCAGGACTTCTTCCTGGTCGGCGGCGGTGCCGTGTTCGACGACACCGGTGAGTCCACCCGCCTCGAGTGCCTGTTGCCGAACGTCCCCGGCTACGTGGTCACGTTCCGGGCCCGCGGTGCCGACCTGGTCGTCCAGCAGTCGCCGGGCGGCAACACCGCCATCGACTTGGGCATGGCCCGCATGCTCAACGACAAGTTCCCCGACGCCAAGAACCACGTGGGGTTCCTCACCGGCAACCTGCCGTCGCTCACCTCGGTGAACGGCCAGTACAAAGAAGCCGGCCAGCACTTCGGGTGGAAGGTCGTCTACAACGACCTCTATCCCGCGACCGGCGCTTCCACGTGGGTGCCGTATGCCCAGAAGATGAAGCAGGCCGGCGTGAAAGGTCTCTGGTACACGGGTGAGCCGGAGAACCTCGGCAAGCTGATCGCCGCGTTCGGCACCCTCGACTACAAGCTCGACTGGGTGGCGGCGGCCGCCAACGAGTACGACGTCAAGCTCCTGCAGAACGCGGGCTCGGCGTTGGCGAGCGTGCCGGCCTTCGTGCAGATCAACTACGCCCCGTTCGACGAGCAGCCGCCGGCGCCGACCATGGCCGAGTACCAGGCCCTGTACAAGAAGTTCAAGCCGAACGGCAAGAGCCACGCGGCGCTGGGTGAGAACTCGATGTCGGCGTGGCTGCTGTTCGCGACTGGTCTCCGCAAGTGCGCGACCGTGGACCGCAAGTGCGTGTTCGAGGCGCTGAAGTCGATCAAGGGTTGGGACGCAGGCGGCCTGCAAGCGCCGGCCGACCCCGCCCACAACAACGTCCCCGGTCAGTGCTTCGCGGTCATGCGGGCATCACCCGACGGGTTCAGCCTCGTGAAGTGGCACGCCAACCACGGCATCTACAACTGCGACGCCAAGAACGTCGTCGCCTTGAAGGGCAAGTACGGCGAAGGCGCCACGCTCGCGTCGGTGGGCAAGTCGATGGCCGACCTCAAGTAG